The following proteins are encoded in a genomic region of Spirosoma sp. SC4-14:
- a CDS encoding aminoglycoside phosphotransferase family protein — protein sequence MNHLIPQLWAFLQASFHPLVRNVRPLGAGMFSEAYRFETEDGIFVVRIGVTREAFEKDLLAYARLAHSLPVPEIRQIGEFDRSRFYCISRWLPGKVLTALNKEQTERLLPDVFKNLLTMSRVAVPPETEFGILNGSGQSRKPYKTWADFVCAIDDFPTTFTPRGDEHYRPWQELYTDTFLDKSIVDDACQRLTAVRPFLPNERHYVHGDFGHDNALADSNHLTAILDWAELRCGDWLYDLVYLAYHDTFGVDYIGTFRQWANAQGLLVPNLMERVTASFLSIFLGNIFLEANRNQRDWYEEDVDRYRTFFLIDA from the coding sequence ATGAACCATCTGATTCCTCAGTTATGGGCTTTCCTGCAAGCCAGTTTTCATCCGTTGGTCAGAAACGTTCGGCCACTCGGTGCAGGTATGTTTTCGGAGGCTTATCGGTTTGAAACCGAGGACGGAATCTTCGTTGTGCGGATCGGGGTTACGCGTGAGGCTTTTGAAAAAGATTTACTTGCCTATGCACGCTTAGCTCATAGTTTGCCAGTTCCAGAAATAAGGCAGATTGGCGAATTTGATAGGTCGCGGTTCTACTGCATTTCGCGATGGCTACCGGGCAAAGTTCTGACGGCTTTGAACAAAGAGCAAACGGAGCGTTTACTGCCTGATGTGTTCAAAAATCTATTGACCATGAGCCGGGTGGCAGTACCGCCCGAAACCGAATTTGGTATTCTGAACGGAAGTGGCCAGAGCCGGAAACCGTATAAAACGTGGGCCGACTTTGTCTGCGCCATCGACGACTTTCCAACAACGTTTACACCCCGGGGAGATGAACACTATCGACCCTGGCAGGAACTCTATACCGATACATTTCTGGACAAATCGATTGTTGACGACGCCTGTCAACGACTAACAGCCGTACGGCCTTTTTTGCCGAACGAGCGTCATTATGTACATGGCGATTTTGGACACGACAATGCGCTGGCTGATTCTAATCACCTCACTGCCATTCTCGACTGGGCCGAACTTCGCTGTGGCGACTGGCTATATGACCTTGTGTATCTGGCCTATCATGACACCTTTGGTGTCGATTATATCGGTACCTTTCGGCAATGGGCTAATGCGCAGGGGCTTCTGGTTCCGAATCTGATGGAGCGCGTAACGGCCAGCTTTCTGAGCATTTTCCTCGGAAATATTTTCCTGGAAGCCAACCGAAACCAGCGCGATTGGTATGAAGAAGATGTTGACCGGTACAGAACGTTTTTTTTAATTGACGCCTAA
- a CDS encoding family 43 glycosylhydrolase — MRLLLYLLFLLLATSKSIAQQKTYCNPMDISYRYNFEQLNEHISYRSGADPVIVNHKNEYYLFVTIQGGWWHSKDLINWNYIVPDKWPMEDMCAPAAMSVRDTLYLFQSTFEQRPIFISTEPEKGKLKFYNRWLPRLPKDIGPWDPALFHDDDTDKWYMYWGSSNVYPIFGAELDKSRNLTYAGKNLAEAYKAMLWLDPYSHGWERFGPNHSDPFKPFTEGAWMTKHNGNYYLQYAAPGTEYNVYGNGTYVGKDPLGPLEYAPYNPVAYKPGGFATGCGHGNTFQDKAGNYWNTGTTWIGYNWAMERRIVMHPAGFDKDDHMFANTRFGDFPHYLPDEKMSNQNGRDSDALFTGWMLLNYKKPVVASSTLTIPTDTAHVAAHVADENPRTFWVAAHNRPGETLTTDLSTECDIRAVQVDYLDYKQTIYDSDSTVYTQFKILTSTDTKKWDVVADLTTDPKRDRACAYVQLDKPVRARYVRYEHVYVAGSHLAINAFRVFGNSLGKVPATPATLTVKRQKDQRNADLLWSKVPGAVGYNIRWGIAPDKLYQNYQFWNDEPSTFELRALNVGVPYFFAIEAFNEKGVSALSPVVADGSGLK; from the coding sequence ATGCGCTTACTGCTTTATCTCCTATTCCTGCTTCTTGCGACTTCGAAGTCTATCGCTCAGCAAAAAACGTATTGCAACCCGATGGATATTAGTTACCGATACAACTTCGAACAGTTGAATGAACACATCTCCTACCGTTCCGGTGCCGATCCGGTCATTGTCAATCACAAAAACGAATATTATCTGTTTGTTACTATTCAGGGTGGCTGGTGGCATTCAAAAGACCTGATTAACTGGAACTATATTGTGCCCGACAAATGGCCAATGGAAGATATGTGTGCACCGGCCGCCATGTCGGTGCGCGACACGTTGTATTTATTCCAGTCTACCTTTGAGCAACGACCTATCTTTATATCGACCGAACCCGAAAAGGGCAAACTCAAGTTTTATAACCGCTGGCTTCCCCGCCTGCCCAAAGACATTGGCCCCTGGGACCCGGCCCTCTTCCACGACGACGATACCGATAAGTGGTATATGTACTGGGGCTCATCGAATGTGTATCCGATTTTTGGGGCCGAACTCGACAAAAGCAGAAACCTGACCTATGCCGGTAAAAATCTGGCCGAAGCCTACAAAGCCATGCTTTGGCTCGATCCCTACAGCCACGGCTGGGAACGATTTGGTCCTAACCATTCTGACCCTTTCAAACCGTTTACGGAGGGTGCCTGGATGACAAAGCACAACGGAAACTATTACCTGCAATATGCCGCTCCCGGCACCGAATACAACGTCTATGGCAATGGTACGTATGTGGGTAAAGATCCATTGGGGCCTCTGGAGTATGCGCCTTACAATCCGGTGGCCTATAAACCCGGTGGCTTTGCAACGGGCTGCGGCCACGGCAATACGTTTCAGGACAAGGCCGGAAACTACTGGAACACGGGTACTACCTGGATTGGCTACAACTGGGCAATGGAACGCCGGATTGTGATGCACCCGGCCGGCTTCGACAAAGACGACCATATGTTTGCCAATACCCGTTTTGGCGATTTTCCGCATTATCTGCCCGACGAAAAAATGTCGAATCAGAACGGCCGCGATAGCGATGCGCTGTTTACGGGCTGGATGCTGCTGAACTACAAAAAACCGGTAGTTGCCTCATCGACACTGACCATTCCCACCGACACGGCACATGTAGCAGCCCATGTTGCCGACGAAAATCCGCGCACGTTCTGGGTGGCAGCTCATAACCGCCCTGGCGAAACCTTAACCACCGATTTAAGCACAGAATGCGATATCCGGGCCGTTCAGGTCGACTATCTCGACTATAAGCAAACCATTTATGACTCCGACTCGACGGTGTATACACAGTTTAAGATTCTGACGTCGACCGATACCAAAAAATGGGACGTAGTGGCCGACCTAACCACAGACCCCAAACGCGACCGCGCCTGTGCCTACGTACAGCTCGATAAGCCTGTTCGCGCCCGCTATGTGCGCTATGAGCACGTATATGTCGCGGGGTCACACCTGGCCATAAACGCCTTTCGTGTATTTGGCAATAGCCTTGGAAAAGTGCCTGCCACGCCCGCAACTCTGACCGTAAAACGCCAGAAAGACCAGCGAAACGCCGATCTGTTGTGGAGCAAAGTGCCCGGAGCCGTCGGCTACAACATCCGCTGGGGCATTGCCCCCGACAAACTGTATCAGAACTACCAGTTCTGGAACGATGAACCCAGTACGTTCGAACTTCGCGCGCTTAACGTTGGCGTACCGTATTTCTTTGCTATCGAAGCGTTTAACGAAAAAGGTGTATCGGCCCTCAGCCCGGTTGTTGCCGATGGCTCTGGTTTGAAGTAG
- a CDS encoding GNAT family N-acetyltransferase has translation MHFFFRNDQPDLAITILREVGQWLVDTDRELWIVDGLTLENLIDDFTRNGLYVMYADRNDGSAPEPAAVFILQWEDPLYWPGVPANTSGFIHKLAIRRAYGGQNLFGAIIDFCRNQCQEKGVHSIQLETDAERPKLMQFYERHGFRPTYQRPMQEFGKSFTCQYYIMEF, from the coding sequence ATGCATTTCTTTTTCCGAAACGATCAGCCCGACCTTGCGATTACAATTCTTCGTGAGGTTGGGCAATGGCTTGTCGACACCGACCGCGAACTATGGATTGTCGATGGCCTTACGCTCGAAAACCTCATCGACGACTTCACCCGCAACGGTCTGTATGTCATGTATGCCGATCGGAACGACGGTTCCGCTCCCGAACCGGCCGCCGTGTTTATTCTGCAATGGGAAGACCCGCTTTACTGGCCTGGTGTTCCGGCCAATACGTCGGGTTTTATTCACAAACTAGCTATTCGACGGGCCTATGGCGGGCAAAATCTTTTTGGCGCTATTATTGACTTTTGCCGCAACCAATGCCAGGAAAAGGGTGTTCATTCGATCCAGCTCGAAACCGATGCCGAGCGACCTAAGCTGATGCAGTTTTATGAACGGCATGGTTTCCGCCCTACTTACCAGCGCCCCATGCAGGAGTTTGGCAAGTCGTTTACCTGCCAATATTACATCATGGAGTTTTAG
- a CDS encoding MFS transporter, with product MPQKPGSTTRDYRLAHIYTIILIDVIVGSAVGPILPEFVKGLQRPQLWLAAGTALFLGMQLFSAPLLGKLSDGYGRRPIFIISSIGTFLADCLLLPVRVGFYFGNRISDGTTNGMYATVRSAITDISPKDQLFKNLGIEGAIISLGFVIGPAASGLLLTTFDVVPDNQARVIAVMAVSLSSLNMLLSWLLRETHPNPSGVESSVLKKAVIQALNVHTLWGRLNQKDQQHNGLKQLVISQLALTFSIGYYNYFVTFASFGKLQMDAKDIAYFFMYFGGLSIIISYVFYTYIADRINQPKAIFWLALVGVPVLGGYGLVGSSMVWLYVLITLDCLTLSLIQGLIEGLMAQRTTDDDRGEVFGINQALQGLGSFATTVVFGLLSLIDLRLPFAWFAVCLAAVAWLIKPFNNSQ from the coding sequence ATGCCTCAGAAACCCGGATCAACCACGCGCGATTACCGACTGGCTCATATCTATACCATCATTCTGATTGATGTGATTGTCGGATCGGCGGTAGGCCCCATTCTCCCCGAATTTGTGAAAGGCCTGCAACGCCCGCAACTGTGGCTGGCAGCCGGAACAGCGCTTTTTCTGGGCATGCAGTTGTTCTCGGCCCCCTTGCTCGGCAAACTCTCCGATGGTTACGGCCGTCGGCCGATTTTTATTATTTCCTCAATAGGTACCTTTCTGGCCGATTGCCTCTTGCTGCCCGTGCGGGTAGGCTTTTACTTCGGCAATCGCATCAGCGATGGCACTACCAATGGTATGTACGCTACCGTTCGCTCAGCCATTACCGATATTTCGCCTAAAGATCAGCTCTTCAAAAATTTAGGAATCGAAGGTGCTATTATCTCTCTGGGCTTCGTAATCGGTCCGGCGGCATCGGGACTTTTATTGACCACATTCGATGTCGTTCCCGACAATCAGGCCAGGGTTATTGCCGTTATGGCGGTTTCGCTATCGAGCCTGAACATGCTGCTTAGCTGGCTACTCCGCGAAACTCATCCCAATCCGTCGGGCGTAGAAAGCAGTGTATTAAAAAAAGCGGTAATTCAGGCACTAAACGTGCATACACTTTGGGGGCGACTCAACCAAAAAGACCAGCAACACAACGGTCTTAAACAACTGGTGATAAGCCAACTGGCACTAACATTCAGCATTGGCTATTACAATTATTTTGTAACATTTGCCAGCTTCGGCAAGTTGCAGATGGATGCCAAAGACATCGCCTACTTTTTTATGTATTTCGGCGGCTTGAGTATCATTATCAGTTATGTTTTCTACACCTACATTGCCGACCGTATCAATCAGCCAAAAGCCATTTTCTGGCTGGCCCTGGTGGGTGTGCCGGTGCTGGGGGGGTATGGGCTGGTGGGTTCGTCGATGGTATGGCTGTATGTTCTGATCACGCTCGACTGCCTGACGCTCTCCCTGATTCAGGGATTGATAGAAGGCCTGATGGCTCAACGAACAACCGACGACGACCGGGGCGAAGTATTCGGCATTAATCAGGCGTTGCAGGGGCTCGGCAGCTTTGCGACCACAGTTGTTTTCGGGCTTCTGTCGTTAATTGATCTGCGGCTGCCGTTTGCCTGGTTTGCGGTTTGTCTGGCAGCGGTAGCCTGGCTGATAAAACCCTTCAACAATTCTCAGTAA
- a CDS encoding carboxypeptidase-like regulatory domain-containing protein: protein MRRWHWIVGLLICLTGWPVSVVWAQLTTTLSGHVVDAATGKPMPFANVYINGSTRGTLTNDQGYFSLAGVPLGTVEMVASFVGYESQHRTLRFDDDQPKTVNFRLKPGGQTLATVTVRGNLKKWQRQLKQFKKQLLGEPFGGQCEIINSDVLSFKEENGHLKATATEPLVIENHALGYKLWYDMMYFDGSYGKVYYAGSTRFEEMKPQDDRQANRFRRNRMRAYVGSTRHLMATLVDSTYEKAGFLVYQEEAIVPPARTAANRMTLAGSVGPKAHLMPLSIKNLIQPGRLPFERMLVSSKPLIVFYIYSMSAYSPYVDARYAYSQIKLPNNHMQLTTDGTITLPYGAEIEGSLAQDRLSTLLPDDWKPEQNQAAAATILAQGKLLPPDARLGRIATTFKEKFQTLAPVLYVHIDKPFYATGDRIWFSTYLLDAATNRRPAGETAIHVDLLTSSGRLVQHQWVKVADGRAAGDFRLSDSLASGAYQLRAYTDEDIAQHRPAFERPIAVYNLLRGATNPAGNDTLHKSLDIQLLPEGGRWIAGVSSRLGIKAVAPDGLGRMVSGAIVDDSGQEVARFTTNSLGLGSVVLTPAQGRTYRAQAMALHTGRNRRLIGSVVLPPAEADGLSLAADAVSDSTQLMLTITGTNRPSVDSVYILIQQQGHLVDQRKIQLQNGVARIGLPVALLPAGLNQITLYDASARPQAERLVFLPERLPPLKLLVGLNKIRYKPREQAILSINLSDDGVPSVAALSVSITDAGQIPEDTATATIQTHLLLTGELRGRVEQPNLYFTDYSPELRRALDDLLLTQGWRRVSGTSDEDLLGGVSLMGKIVNQKKQPMPGAQIMVASTVADRSFVKSAGADEQGRFRLAGLNIADTLRVLVQLMNRELKPFLKDEAQLLLDSPAKTWNTDTANALLHPNWLALRAQIDAARVRQEDDAEFYRDKTAKVLKEVTVRARKVDDRPEDIQRRSLHNSADAVLLFDDKSPRFSNLYEMIRGRFAGVSVGQTQTGGYSVIVRGLGTINSSPQALFLVDGMPIQDTDGTSLMAFNPGDIERVELLKNAGTAGIYGVRGGNGVIAFYTKVFRPGQPSEDKKTGAKPMQLIGYQSIRREFYVPRYDSKPDDMQPDLTARIDRRDVLYWKPIIQTDSQGHSQLQFPISDVVRTVRVTVQGITTDGRPVSGTALLQVQ from the coding sequence ATGCGTCGCTGGCATTGGATAGTCGGATTATTGATCTGTCTGACAGGATGGCCTGTTTCGGTCGTATGGGCACAGCTAACCACAACCCTTTCGGGCCATGTTGTCGATGCGGCTACCGGCAAGCCCATGCCGTTTGCAAACGTGTATATCAATGGATCGACGCGCGGCACATTGACAAATGATCAGGGCTATTTTTCGCTGGCGGGCGTTCCGTTGGGTACGGTCGAAATGGTAGCATCGTTTGTGGGCTATGAGTCGCAGCACCGGACATTGCGTTTCGATGACGACCAGCCCAAGACAGTCAATTTTCGGCTGAAGCCAGGCGGACAAACACTGGCTACGGTGACCGTTAGGGGTAATCTGAAAAAATGGCAGCGGCAACTTAAGCAGTTTAAGAAACAACTGCTGGGAGAACCCTTTGGTGGCCAGTGCGAAATCATAAATAGCGATGTACTTAGCTTTAAGGAAGAAAACGGGCACCTGAAAGCCACTGCCACCGAACCACTGGTGATCGAAAATCATGCGCTGGGGTATAAGCTCTGGTACGATATGATGTATTTCGATGGGTCGTATGGAAAGGTGTATTATGCGGGTTCCACGCGATTCGAAGAAATGAAACCGCAGGACGACCGCCAGGCCAACCGGTTTCGCCGGAACCGAATGCGGGCCTATGTTGGATCGACTCGCCATTTGATGGCTACTCTTGTCGATAGCACCTATGAGAAAGCGGGTTTTCTGGTTTATCAGGAAGAGGCCATTGTTCCGCCTGCCCGAACGGCAGCCAATCGGATGACACTGGCTGGGTCAGTTGGACCTAAGGCCCATCTGATGCCTCTTTCCATCAAAAATCTGATTCAGCCCGGTCGATTGCCCTTTGAACGAATGCTGGTTTCGTCGAAGCCGCTGATTGTATTTTATATTTATTCGATGTCGGCATATTCGCCCTATGTCGATGCCCGGTATGCCTATTCGCAAATAAAATTGCCGAATAACCACATGCAGCTAACGACCGATGGCACCATTACACTGCCTTACGGTGCTGAAATTGAAGGCTCACTCGCCCAGGATCGGCTGTCGACGCTGCTTCCCGATGACTGGAAGCCGGAGCAAAATCAAGCCGCAGCTGCCACCATACTGGCACAGGGAAAACTCCTGCCTCCTGATGCGCGACTCGGGCGAATTGCAACAACATTCAAGGAGAAATTTCAGACATTAGCCCCGGTTCTGTATGTACACATCGACAAACCCTTTTATGCTACCGGCGACCGGATCTGGTTTAGCACGTATCTGCTCGATGCCGCTACCAATCGTCGTCCGGCTGGCGAAACGGCCATTCACGTCGATTTATTGACATCGTCGGGCAGACTGGTGCAGCACCAGTGGGTGAAAGTGGCCGACGGTCGGGCTGCGGGCGATTTCCGGCTGTCGGATTCGCTGGCGTCGGGAGCTTATCAATTGCGAGCCTATACCGATGAAGATATTGCACAGCACCGCCCAGCCTTTGAGCGACCGATTGCGGTGTATAACCTGCTTCGGGGGGCAACCAATCCTGCCGGTAACGATACGCTCCATAAATCGCTGGATATTCAATTGCTGCCCGAAGGCGGCCGATGGATCGCGGGCGTTTCGTCGCGTTTAGGCATTAAGGCCGTTGCCCCTGATGGCCTTGGACGAATGGTTTCGGGGGCCATTGTCGACGATTCTGGTCAGGAGGTTGCCCGATTTACTACCAATTCGCTGGGGTTGGGCAGTGTAGTGCTAACGCCTGCACAGGGGCGGACCTATCGGGCACAGGCAATGGCGCTGCATACCGGACGAAACCGACGGCTGATAGGGTCAGTTGTGCTGCCACCTGCCGAAGCAGATGGGCTCTCACTGGCTGCAGATGCTGTCAGCGACAGTACCCAACTCATGCTAACCATTACGGGAACGAATCGCCCGTCCGTCGATTCTGTTTATATCTTAATCCAACAGCAGGGCCATCTGGTCGATCAGCGAAAAATTCAGTTGCAGAACGGTGTGGCCCGGATTGGCTTGCCAGTCGCATTGTTGCCAGCGGGTTTAAACCAGATAACGCTGTATGACGCCAGCGCCCGACCGCAGGCGGAGCGGCTGGTGTTTTTGCCCGAGCGATTACCACCATTGAAGCTGTTGGTGGGCCTGAACAAAATCCGTTATAAGCCTCGCGAACAGGCTATTCTGAGCATCAATCTGAGCGACGATGGCGTTCCGTCGGTAGCTGCGCTGTCGGTTTCTATTACCGATGCGGGTCAGATTCCTGAAGATACGGCTACAGCCACCATTCAGACTCATTTACTGCTGACTGGCGAATTGCGCGGTCGGGTAGAACAACCCAATTTATACTTTACCGACTATTCGCCCGAACTTCGACGTGCGCTGGATGATCTGCTACTGACCCAGGGCTGGCGACGGGTAAGCGGTACGTCGGATGAGGATCTGCTAGGCGGGGTTTCGTTGATGGGAAAGATTGTCAATCAGAAAAAGCAACCCATGCCGGGGGCGCAGATCATGGTGGCGTCGACTGTTGCAGACCGATCGTTCGTAAAATCTGCCGGGGCCGATGAACAAGGGCGGTTTCGTTTGGCCGGACTCAACATTGCCGATACCCTGCGCGTGCTGGTACAGCTTATGAATCGTGAGCTAAAACCATTTCTGAAAGACGAAGCGCAGCTTTTACTGGACAGTCCGGCTAAGACATGGAATACCGATACGGCCAATGCCTTGCTGCATCCTAACTGGCTGGCCTTACGGGCGCAGATCGATGCGGCTCGTGTTCGGCAGGAAGACGATGCCGAATTTTACCGGGATAAGACAGCTAAAGTGCTGAAAGAAGTGACGGTTCGGGCGCGTAAGGTCGATGACCGTCCCGAAGATATTCAGCGCAGAAGTTTACATAACTCGGCCGATGCTGTGCTGTTGTTTGACGACAAGTCGCCACGGTTTTCAAATTTATACGAGATGATTCGGGGCCGATTTGCCGGAGTTTCTGTTGGTCAGACGCAGACGGGCGGCTATTCGGTAATTGTTCGGGGATTGGGTACAATCAACAGTAGCCCACAGGCGCTTTTTTTGGTCGATGGGATGCCGATTCAGGATACAGATGGTACATCGTTGATGGCCTTTAATCCGGGCGATATTGAGCGGGTGGAACTGCTGAAAAATGCAGGAACCGCCGGTATTTATGGCGTTCGGGGTGGAAATGGGGTCATCGCCTTTTATACGAAAGTGTTCCGGCCAGGACAACCATCGGAAGATAAAAAGACTGGGGCTAAACCCATGCAACTAATTGGCTATCAGTCAATACGACGCGAGTTTTACGTTCCTCGTTACGATAGCAAACCCGACGACATGCAGCCCGATCTGACAGCTCGTATCGACCGGCGGGATGTGTTGTACTGGAAGCCTATTATTCAGACCGATAGTCAGGGGCACAGTCAATTGCAGTTTCCGATATCAGATGTCGTCAGAACGGTTCGTGTGACGGTGCAGGGAATTACGACCGATGGTCGACCCGTGTCTGGAACAGCGTTGCTACAGGTGCAATAG
- a CDS encoding antibiotic biosynthesis monooxygenase family protein: MLVRIVRMTFQEDKLGDFQAIFNNSKYLIRAFPGNQYLQLLSDPTQPNVRMTYSLWDSADALDAYRQSDLFRSTWAATKVLFAEKPIAFSAENLETVKLIDMA; this comes from the coding sequence ATGCTGGTTCGTATTGTGCGTATGACGTTTCAGGAAGATAAACTGGGCGACTTTCAGGCGATTTTCAACAATTCGAAATACCTTATCCGGGCGTTTCCCGGAAATCAATACCTTCAGCTATTGAGCGACCCCACCCAGCCGAATGTGCGCATGACGTATAGTTTGTGGGATTCTGCCGATGCCCTCGACGCCTATCGGCAGAGCGATTTGTTTCGGTCGACCTGGGCCGCTACTAAAGTGTTGTTTGCCGAAAAACCAATTGCCTTTTCGGCCGAAAATCTGGAAACTGTGAAACTGATCGATATGGCCTAA
- a CDS encoding aldo/keto reductase — MNYRTFGRMGWQVSEIGYGMWGLADWTGAERPQIEKALDRAVELGCNFFDTAWGYGSGLSEQILGDLLKRNSDKKLYAATKIPPKNRIWPSKADFNLDDVFPADYIVEYTEKSLQNLGVDTIDLLQFHVWEDAWANRDEWQEAVTRLTQDGKVQAWGVSVNRWEPDNCLNTLRTGLIDAVQVIYNIFDQNPEDNLFPLCKELNLGVIARVPFDEGTLTGTFTKETTFPANDWRSTYFVPENLNSSVDHADALRPLIPAGMTMAEMALRFILSNPDVHTTIPGMRQLRNVEANIATSDGAGLLPELLHELKGHRWDRTPTEWSQ, encoded by the coding sequence ATGAATTACCGCACATTTGGCCGCATGGGCTGGCAAGTTTCCGAAATTGGCTATGGCATGTGGGGTCTGGCCGACTGGACCGGCGCCGAACGACCTCAAATTGAAAAAGCGCTCGACCGCGCCGTTGAACTTGGCTGCAACTTCTTCGATACCGCATGGGGCTATGGATCGGGGCTGAGCGAACAGATTCTGGGTGATCTGCTCAAGCGCAATTCCGATAAAAAGCTCTACGCGGCTACCAAGATTCCGCCCAAAAACCGGATCTGGCCTTCGAAAGCAGATTTTAATCTGGACGATGTTTTCCCTGCCGACTACATTGTTGAATACACCGAAAAAAGCCTCCAGAATCTGGGCGTCGACACCATCGACCTGCTTCAGTTTCACGTTTGGGAAGATGCCTGGGCCAACCGCGACGAGTGGCAGGAAGCCGTAACCCGGCTCACCCAGGACGGTAAAGTGCAGGCCTGGGGCGTTTCGGTGAATCGCTGGGAGCCCGACAACTGCCTGAACACGCTCCGCACGGGACTGATCGATGCGGTTCAGGTTATTTACAACATCTTCGACCAAAATCCCGAAGACAATCTGTTTCCATTGTGCAAAGAGTTGAACCTGGGTGTTATAGCCCGCGTTCCGTTCGACGAAGGAACACTGACGGGCACGTTCACGAAAGAGACGACCTTTCCGGCCAACGACTGGCGGTCGACGTATTTCGTTCCCGAAAACCTGAACAGCAGCGTAGATCATGCCGATGCGCTGCGTCCCCTTATTCCGGCAGGCATGACAATGGCAGAAATGGCACTGCGGTTCATTTTGAGCAACCCCGATGTGCATACAACCATTCCCGGTATGCGTCAACTCCGCAATGTAGAAGCCAATATTGCCACCAGCGACGGAGCAGGTTTATTGCCCGAACTGTTGCATGAACTGAAAGGCCACCGCTGGGATCGCACCCCAACCGAGTGGAGTCAATAG
- a CDS encoding response regulator transcription factor has product MKILLVEDEPDLQLAIYRYLEGEGYIVTTVNTYRHGLEKAHDYDYDCVIVDLMLPDGNGLDLVRDLKKRESTAGIIVVTAKDALSDKLTGLDTGADDYLTKPFHLPELNARIRSVLRRRLFGGQSKVTAGELTLWPDQQRISVGQTDIKLTSKEYELLMFLVTNADRLLSKSAIAEHVWGDAMDAADSHEFLYTHMKNLRRKLIAAGCPDYIQTRYGAGYIFSTRPS; this is encoded by the coding sequence ATGAAAATTCTTTTGGTAGAAGATGAACCCGATCTGCAACTAGCCATCTATCGGTATCTGGAAGGCGAAGGCTATATCGTTACAACGGTTAATACCTATCGACACGGCCTCGAAAAAGCCCATGACTACGATTACGATTGCGTGATTGTGGACCTGATGCTTCCCGACGGCAATGGTCTCGACCTGGTTCGTGACCTGAAGAAACGGGAGTCTACCGCCGGAATTATTGTCGTTACGGCCAAAGATGCGTTGTCTGACAAACTTACGGGTCTCGATACGGGTGCCGACGATTACCTGACCAAGCCCTTTCATTTGCCCGAACTCAACGCCCGGATTCGGTCGGTACTACGCCGAAGACTCTTTGGAGGCCAGTCGAAAGTAACGGCGGGTGAGTTAACCTTATGGCCCGATCAACAACGAATCAGCGTTGGCCAAACCGACATTAAGCTCACCAGCAAAGAATACGAACTTCTGATGTTTCTGGTAACTAACGCCGATCGGCTGCTGTCGAAATCAGCTATTGCCGAGCATGTCTGGGGTGATGCCATGGACGCAGCCGACTCGCATGAGTTTTTGTATACGCATATGAAAAATCTGCGCCGGAAGTTGATTGCCGCTGGTTGTCCAGACTATATTCAGACGCGCTACGGGGCAGGCTATATTTTTTCAACCCGACCGTCATGA